A part of Populus alba chromosome 8, ASM523922v2, whole genome shotgun sequence genomic DNA contains:
- the LOC118039982 gene encoding nudix hydrolase 1, producing the protein MASIFHGLGGQRSLTTSNKFQFPSCKTLSAGSARSFSQLSSILHPPTSFADRNIFKKQVNGESKRVGHLRPVICGVEKEAGSVEAPVPRVGVVVFVLKGKSVLLGRRRATICNSAFALPGGHLEFGESFEACAAREVKEETGLDIDNIEVLKVTNDLFHEGAEPSHYIMILLRAVLANPNQLPENLEPDKCDGWDWYEWDSLPRPLFWPLEKLLQDGFHPFLIV; encoded by the exons ATGGCCTCCATTTTCCATGGTTTGGGGGGTCAAAGATCCTTAACAACATCAAACAAGTTTCAGTTCCCATCTTGCAAAACCCTGTCAGCTGGTTCTGCACGATCCTTTTCTCAATTGTCTTCAATACTTCATCCTCCAACAAGCTTTGCTGACcgaaatattttcaagaaacaagTGAACGGAGAAAGCAAGAGGGTCGGTCATCTGAGACCTGTAATTTGCGGCGTGGAAAAGGAGGCTGGAAGTGTGGAGGCACCAGTGCCAAGAGTTGGGGTAGTGGTGTTCGTTTTAAAGGGAAAATCTGTGCTTTTGGGCCGGCGGCGCGCCACCATTTGCAACTCTGCTTTCGCTCTCCCTGGTGGCCACCTCgagtttg GTGAGAGCTTTGAAGCTTGTGCTGCAAGAGAAGTGAAGGAGGAAACGGGTCTGGACATTGACAACATAGAGGTCCTTAAGGTTACCAACGACCTCTTCCATGAGGGAGCAGAGCCATCCCATTATATTATGATCCTTTTGCGAGCAGTCCTGGCCAATCCTAACCAGCTGCCTGAAAATCTCGAGCCTGACAAGTGTGATGGCTGGGACTGGTACGAGTGGGACAGCCTCCCAAGGCCATTGTTTTGGCCACTAGAAAAGCTGTTGCAAGATGGCTTCCATCCATTTCTGATCGTGTAG
- the LOC118039981 gene encoding protein MIZU-KUSSEI 1, whose product MKTIMAKNPHDSTFSFSRRYFNRGKKVVEDEEDDDEEILTFNSFSHCSEELKDDQELRVTFPAGAIQPAPRKKTLPIVAVSKLRSALTVLSKGRSGYHSGTRVIGTLFGYRRGHVHFSFQEDAKQNPAFLIELATPTSILVREMASGLVRIALECEKKAGKKAGKLLEEPLWRTYCNGKKCGYATRRECRPEDWKVLKAVEPVSMGAGVLPGSGATGSDIGEIMYMRARYERVVGSKDSEAFYMMNPDGPGGPELSIYLLRV is encoded by the coding sequence ATGAAGACAATAATGGCCAAGAATCCTCATGACTCTACTTTCTCTTTCTCCAGGAGATACTTCAACAGGGGAAAGAAAGTTGTTgaggatgaagaagatgatgatgaggaaATCTTGACTTTCAACTCCTTCTCACATTGCTCGGAAGAGTTGAAAGATGATCAGGAGCTTAGAGTCACATTTCCTGCTGGTGCAATTCAACCTGCTCCAAGGAAAAAAACCCTTCCGATTGTGGCAGTTTCTAAGCTCAGATCAGCTCTTACTGTTCTGAGTAAGGGCCGGTCAGGCTATCACTCAGGTACCAGAGTGATAGGTACCCTTTTCGGGTATCGTCGTGGACATgttcatttttcatttcaagaaGATGCAAAACAGAATCCAGCTTTCTTGATCGAGCTTGCAACACCAACAAGTATACTAGTCCGAGAAATGGCTTCTGGGTTAGTTAGAATTGCACTAGAGTGTGAAAAGAAGGCAGGTAAAAAAGCAGGGAAGCTGCTGGAGGAGCCTTTATGGAGGACTTACTGTAATGGTAAGAAATGCGGGTATGCAACGAGACGTGAATGTAGGCCTGAAGATTGGAAAGTCTTGAAGGCTGTGGAGCCAGTTTCAATGGGAGCTGGTGTTTTACCGGGGAGTGGGGCAACAGGGTCCGACATCGGGGAGATCATGTACATGAGAGCCAGGTATGAGAGAGTCGTGGGGTCAAAAGATTCAGAGGCATTTTACATGATGAATCCTGATGGGCCTGGAGGTCCTGAACTTAGTATTTATTTGCTTAGAGTTTGA